The Geothrix sp. DNA segment GCGCCCCGGGTCATGGCCACGCTGGCCGCAGGTGAGCTCAGGGCGTCGTTCCAGCTGGCGTACAGGTACAGGCTCACTGCGCCGGCGTTGGGGTTCCAGTAGTTGAACGTGACGTTGGCGCCGCTGAGGAGGGCGCCCAGCTGGGTGTTGGGCACGCCGTAGAAACTGGTGTCCGCGGGCGTGGCGTTGGCATCCTTGTCCATGGCCATCGCGTTCGGCGTGGAGGGCGTGGAGCCCCCGCCACCGCCGCCTCCACCGCAGGCGAGGAGCAGGATCAATCCGGAGGCCGAGAGGGAAGCTAGCAGGCGTGTCATGGGACCTCCAGATCGAAACAGGGCTGGAACCTAGCGGGTGGCCCGCTTGTACATCCGGCTGTAGTACTCGTCGAGCATGCGCTGGACGCCGAAGGCATCCCGGGTGCTCTGGATGGAGGCGACCATCATGTCCACCCAGGTGCCGTGGCGGTCGTAGTAGGTGGGCAGCACCTCGTCGGCCAGCACCTTCTTGAAGGCCTTGAAGTCGTGCTTGTCCAGCACCGCCTCCTCCTCGCTCTCGAAGCCATCGCCGAACTGCCAGCCGTTCACGCCGTGCTGGCAGGCCTCGGGCCACCAGCCATCCAGGATGGAGAGGTTCAGCACGCCGTTCATGGCCGCCTTCATGCCCGAGGTGCCGGAGGCCTCCTTGGGCCGGCGGGGGTTGTTCAGCCACACGTCCGAGCCGCGGGTGAGCATACGGCCGATCTCCATGTCGTAGTTCTCGAGGAACACCACGCTGTTGGGGTAGCGCTTGGACATCTCGAGGATGTTCTCCACGATCTTCTTGCCATTGTCATCCAGGGGATGGGCCTTGCCGGAGAAGACGATCTGCAGCCTGCCGCTCTTGAGCAGAGGTTCGATGAACTTGCGGTCCGTGAAGATGAAGTTGGAGCGCTTGTAGGGCGCGGCCCGGCGGGAGAAGCCGATGAGCAGCTGCTCGGGGTCAAGCTTCACGCCGGTGCGCTGCTCCACGAAGGCGATGAGCTTCTTCTTGTTGTCCAGGTGCGCCTTCCAGAGGGCCTCCTTGGCCTTCTTCGAGCCGTCGCAGGCGGCGGCCAGGTCCAGCATCCGGGGATCCACCCAGGTGGGGCGGTGGATGGCGTTCGTGATGCCGATGATCTCGCAGCGGCCGGAGATGTCCTTCCACATCTTGTTGGCGGTCACCCGGTGCAGGTCGGCCACGGCATTGGCGATGCGGGAGAGGTGCAGGGCCCCCACGGTCATGTTGAAGGGGCTGCCGCCCAGCTGCTTGAGCTGAGCCTTGTTGAGGCCCAGGTTGGCGCCCATGTACAGGAAGCGGTCGATGGGGTGGGACTCGTTGCCCTGCACGATGGGCGTGTGGGTGGTGAAGACCACCTCTTCACGGGTTTTGGCCAGGGCGGCATCAAAGGTGGCCCCCTTGACCATGCGCTGGTGCATGAGCTCGAAGCCGGCGAACAGGGCGTGGCCCTCGTTGAAGTGGTAGACATCGGGCTTGATGCGCAGGGCCTGCAGGGCCCGCACGCCGCCGATGCCCAGCACCATCTCCTGGGCCACGCGCTCCTCGCCAAACCAGCCGTAGAGCTGGCCCGTGATCCAGCGGGACTCGCCGTCGTTCTCTTCGATGTCCGTGTCCAGCAGGTAGAGGGAGTCCACCCCGAAGGTGTTCACGCGCCAGACCTTGATCTTCACGGGCTTGCCCTTGATCTCGATCTCGACGAGAACGCCCGTGTCCTCCAGGAACTCGTGGTTGCCGCTGCGGTAGGCGTCGTAGACCTTGCCGGACTCCGCGTCCACCATCTGCTCGCCGTAGCCCTGCTTCCAGCGGATGCCGATGCCCACCATGGGATAGCCGTGGTCCTTCACGCCCTTGAGGTAGTCGCCGGCCAGGATGCCCAGGCCCCCCGCGTAGATCTTGAACGGGCTATCGAGGGCGTACTCCATGCAGAAATATGCGACCCGGGGCAGCTTCTTCACAGACATGAGGACTCCTTCGTCGTTCATCAAGGCACTGCGCGCCATTCTTGCGAATGGCGCGAGAGGAAAAGATCAATGGGCGGCTGTCGCGACGCGTTCGAGCAGGACGACCGACTCGGCCTGGAGGGCGACCTTGCCGCCGGTGACCTGGGCGGTGCGGCCGGTGTAGGCGTCGCGCAGGGTCTGGCCGTCTTCGAAGACGCCGGCCACGCTGAGGCTCACCGGGCCCTTGGCGTCCAGGGCCACCACCACGCGGTCGCCGCTGGCGGCCTCCACGCGGCTGAAAGTGTAGGGCGCCTCGCCCAGCTGCCTGTGCTCGCCGGTGGCCAGGGCGCGGTGGCGGGCCCGGAAGGTGCCCAGCTTGCGCCAGTGGGCCAGGACCTTGGCATCCACCTTGTCCCAGTTCATGTCGGAGCGGGTGGCCTGCTGCTGGTCGGTGCGCGGCGCGATGCCCAGGGGCCGGGCGGTTTCGTCGCCGTAGAAGATCTGCACGCCGCCAGGCGCCAGGAGCAGGGCCGTGCCGCCTTCGATGAGGCGCTCGCGCTCGAAGAGCTCGGTGTCGTGCGAGGAGATGTAGTTCAGCATGTGGACGGGCTTGCCGGCCTGGGCCGCAGCATAGCTCTTGAAGAGCTTCTCGGGCTTGGCGAAGCCGCCCTCCTGCTGCTGGAAGTCGAAGTTGATCATGGCGTCGAAGCCCGAGGCCGTGAGCTTGTGCTTGGTGGGCCCCACGCCCCAGTACTCGCCCACCATCCAGAAGGGGGCGTCGTCCACCTTGCGGGTGGGGTTCTTGGCCTTGAACTCGGCCAGGGCCTTGGCGGCCTCAGCCTTGAGCTGCGCCCAGGCCTCGGCCTCCACATGCTTCACCGTGTCGCAGCGGAAGCCGTCGATGCCGAACTCGCGCACCCAGTCCGTGAGCCACTTGATGAGGTAGCCGCGCACCGTGGTGTTGGGCAGGTCCACGGCCCGGGTGTCGGCCTTCTCCTTGAGGAACTTCGGGAGCTTCACGAACTCGGTGCTCTCCGTGCGGAAGTCCGGCAGGTAGGCCAGCTGCATGGTGAGGTCGTCGCGGCCGCCGTCGATGTAGCCGGGCAGGCCCGCGCGCACCCAGGGGCGGCCCCACCAGTCACCGAACTTGAAGGAGTTGTAGTCGATGTAGTTGTGGTAGTTCCGCAGGAGGTTGGCGTCCTTCTCCCAGTCCGGCCAGAGGACGTCCACCTTCAGATCCTTGGCGGTCTGGATGTCCAGGTAGCCGGGGTGGTTCAGGACGATGTCGAAGAGGATGCGGATGCCCTGGGCGTGGGCCGTGTCCACCAGCTCCCGCAGCTCGTCGGGGGTGCCCATGTTCTTGTCCAGCACCGTGTAGTCCAGGGCGTAGTAGCCGTGGTAGGCGTAGTGCTTGAACTCCTTCTGCCCGCCCTGCACCCAGCCGTGGATCTGCTCGTAGGGTGCCGTGATCCAGAGGGCATTCACGCCCAGCTCCCTGAACCAGCCCTCCTTGAGCTTCAGGGTGAGGCCCTTGAGGTCGCCGCCGTGGAAGGTGCCCACGTCCGCCTTGGGGGTGGTTTCCCGCTGCCGGCCGTAGCTCTGGTCGTTGGCCGGGTTGCCGTTCACGAAGCGGTCCGTCATCACGAAGTAGACGATGGGGTTCTCGGCGAAGGTGCCGGGGATCGACTGGGGTTCCTGGGCGACGCAGCGCAGACTGGCCGCGAAAAGGCCCGCGGCCAGAAGGAGAGAACGGGTGGCAATGCGCATGGAACCCCCTGGGCTCAGATTCGGAGAAACGCGCCAGGGAAGGTCGAATCCCCTCCCCTGGCGAAAGCCCTGCTCCGGAGCGAAGCTCTGGAGCCCTTCCAAACTACTTCTTGCAGACGTGGTCCTTCAGGGCCTCTTCCTTGGAGAAATAGATGGTGCGGTCTCCCGTCACCACCCAGATCGCCTTGTGGGCCCGGCCGTCGAAGGCCATGTCCTTGGCGCCCTGCTCCTTGATGTCGCCCTTGTGGATGATGTAGTTCACCTGGGACTTGGAGCCGGTGTTGAACTCCTCCAGGTCCACGTGCCAGTAGACGCCGAAGTCGTTGGTGCCCGTGGGCATCATGGGATTGGGCCACTCGATGTCGGGAAGCGGCATGTTGGGGCTCTTCCAGAGGTGCACACCCCACTTGACGTAGTTGCCGTCGCAGCGGTGGTAGTTGATCTCGATCTTGCCGTCGGGAGGAGCGGCGATCGCGGGGGAGATGGCCAGGGCGATCACGGCGATCGCCTTGAGGAGGCTCGAGCGGAGGCTCATGCGTGGCTCCTTGTGGGGGGTGGGAGGGCGAGGGCCCTCGGGTTGGGGAAGATCAGCCCTTGTTGGCGCCGGAGGTGAGGCCGGAGATCATCCACCGCTGGACGAGGATGAAGACGATGGCGATGGGCAGGCCGGAAAGGACGGCCGCCGCCGCGAAGTCGCCCCAGAGGTACTTCTGGGCGTAGAGGAACTGCTTGGAGCCCACGGCGATGGTGAGCTGGTCCTGGCTGCGCAGCAGGATGGAGGCCACCGGGTACTCGTTCACGGCGCCGATGAAGGCCAGCAGGAAGACCACCATGAGGATGGGCAGGGCCATGGGCAGCAGCACCCGCCAGAAGGCCTGCCAGGGCGTGGCGCCGTCCACGGTGGCCGCCTCTTCGATCTCGGCGGGGATGGTTTCGTAGAAGCCCTTGATGGTCCAGATGTGCAGCGCGATGCCGCCCGAATACGAAAGGACCAGGGCCCAGGGGCTGTCGATGCCGAAGAGCGGGAAGGTGTGGCCCAGGCGCGAGAAGATCGAGTGGATGGCGATGAGGGCCAGCACCGTGGGGAACATCTGCATGAGCATGAGGCC contains these protein-coding regions:
- the malG gene encoding maltose ABC transporter permease MalG, with amino-acid sequence MAIVIDKSQRWRVIAAHAFLIFLCALVLFPVLVTISISFRPGNFATGSLIPKEISLEHWRFALGLPVTNADGRVIIPDLPVLRWLWNSVKVATLSAAVAVLLSTTAAYAFARLKFAGKKASLMGLMLMQMFPTVLALIAIHSIFSRLGHTFPLFGIDSPWALVLSYSGGIALHIWTIKGFYETIPAEIEEAATVDGATPWQAFWRVLLPMALPILMVVFLLAFIGAVNEYPVASILLRSQDQLTIAVGSKQFLYAQKYLWGDFAAAAVLSGLPIAIVFILVQRWMISGLTSGANKG
- a CDS encoding pullulanase-associated domain-containing protein → MSLRSSLLKAIAVIALAISPAIAAPPDGKIEINYHRCDGNYVKWGVHLWKSPNMPLPDIEWPNPMMPTGTNDFGVYWHVDLEEFNTGSKSQVNYIIHKGDIKEQGAKDMAFDGRAHKAIWVVTGDRTIYFSKEEALKDHVCKK
- the glgP gene encoding alpha-glucan family phosphorylase; translated protein: MSVKKLPRVAYFCMEYALDSPFKIYAGGLGILAGDYLKGVKDHGYPMVGIGIRWKQGYGEQMVDAESGKVYDAYRSGNHEFLEDTGVLVEIEIKGKPVKIKVWRVNTFGVDSLYLLDTDIEENDGESRWITGQLYGWFGEERVAQEMVLGIGGVRALQALRIKPDVYHFNEGHALFAGFELMHQRMVKGATFDAALAKTREEVVFTTHTPIVQGNESHPIDRFLYMGANLGLNKAQLKQLGGSPFNMTVGALHLSRIANAVADLHRVTANKMWKDISGRCEIIGITNAIHRPTWVDPRMLDLAAACDGSKKAKEALWKAHLDNKKKLIAFVEQRTGVKLDPEQLLIGFSRRAAPYKRSNFIFTDRKFIEPLLKSGRLQIVFSGKAHPLDDNGKKIVENILEMSKRYPNSVVFLENYDMEIGRMLTRGSDVWLNNPRRPKEASGTSGMKAAMNGVLNLSILDGWWPEACQHGVNGWQFGDGFESEEEAVLDKHDFKAFKKVLADEVLPTYYDRHGTWVDMMVASIQSTRDAFGVQRMLDEYYSRMYKRATR
- a CDS encoding alpha-amylase family glycosyl hydrolase, which gives rise to MRIATRSLLLAAGLFAASLRCVAQEPQSIPGTFAENPIVYFVMTDRFVNGNPANDQSYGRQRETTPKADVGTFHGGDLKGLTLKLKEGWFRELGVNALWITAPYEQIHGWVQGGQKEFKHYAYHGYYALDYTVLDKNMGTPDELRELVDTAHAQGIRILFDIVLNHPGYLDIQTAKDLKVDVLWPDWEKDANLLRNYHNYIDYNSFKFGDWWGRPWVRAGLPGYIDGGRDDLTMQLAYLPDFRTESTEFVKLPKFLKEKADTRAVDLPNTTVRGYLIKWLTDWVREFGIDGFRCDTVKHVEAEAWAQLKAEAAKALAEFKAKNPTRKVDDAPFWMVGEYWGVGPTKHKLTASGFDAMINFDFQQQEGGFAKPEKLFKSYAAAQAGKPVHMLNYISSHDTELFERERLIEGGTALLLAPGGVQIFYGDETARPLGIAPRTDQQQATRSDMNWDKVDAKVLAHWRKLGTFRARHRALATGEHRQLGEAPYTFSRVEAASGDRVVVALDAKGPVSLSVAGVFEDGQTLRDAYTGRTAQVTGGKVALQAESVVLLERVATAAH